The Rhipicephalus sanguineus isolate Rsan-2018 chromosome 10, BIME_Rsan_1.4, whole genome shotgun sequence genome segment ATTGCTTAACGGGCAACTGACCCACTACAACGCTTTATTCGAGCACAATATAGTACGCAATAGTGTAAGGTTCATGCCTAGCTTCTTTTTAATAAAACTTGAAGCccgtgcgctacgtgccacgaaagcgctgttgactttcttgcgggccacgagcctgaacgaaactttgtaaacttgtgtggctgtatgtgttatgcgtttatcactgtatatatcagaatcgtcacccagcacctggggtagcatgtcaggcgagcagccaggcaaacatctccagcttttcattaaaatgtttatctctctttgAAGCCCGTGCATTGACAGCTGTCTGTCTGCCTCCACTACCACACGACAGTGCATAGATCTGTTTCATTGAGCGAATGCCCAAGCTCACACTTGTAGCACCTATACTGCTTTGTAATTTGCACGGTTTCACACCACCTGAAAGCAATCACACGTAGCAATATATAACGCCAATAAGATCATTCCGCCAACTTGTAACTGAGCTGTAAGCATTTCACTTGTGAGAGGTGTGTACCGACAGCAGTCGTTCAAAAAGTAACGCCTTATCGACGATAAGAAGGAGTAATCTGGACCAATTAGGTGTACTTGCTGTGAGGACGTAATATTGAAGCAACGCTCTGTTTCCTAAGGCTCGCTTTTTCATTTGCGTAGTTCCCATTCTTCCGTGTAAGCGTTCGGATACTGAAACCAAAAAGGTCAACAATGCCTCCTTCAATGAGGCAGGTATGACTATTTTATTTGCAAGGCAAAATAAACAACACCCAGATTTCAAAACACTCGACAAAACTGACCAGTATAACACTTGAAACAGAAAACAATTTGAATGAAAATTGTGTCATATTCTTAAAGTAGATTAACAGAAAATGTGCACGTATTTCTTAACGAACAACTTACCCGCTGCCACGCTTTATCCGAGTACACTCCAGTACACAACAGCTGAACGTTCACAACACCGCTTAATCCTTCACATCGAACTACGCATTGGCAGTTGCCGATTCGCGTTCGCCTTAACACGGCAGTGCATGCTTCTGCTTCGTTGAGTGAATGCAAATGCTTACTATTGACGCGTCTACTCAGCTAAATCACTCATGCATTTTTTACCCTAAAAGCTTACGCGCATACTTCAAACTCATACGTAGCAATATAGGTATAACAGTATAACACCAATGAGTTCATCCCACAAGCTGGCGACAAAGCTGAAAGCCTTTCAGTTGTCAGAGCTGTGACCGGCAGAACTCGTTCAATATGTAACGCCTAATACAGAGGTAGAAATGTGCACTGTGAACGCATTCAATGGACTCGCTCGGGGAACACGATATCTAAACACGACGCTGGTTACCACTGCTCGTGGCCAACATTCTTTTCTGCTGCTCATTGCAGTGTTAAGTCTGGGCCGAACGCTGACCGTCCGAAGCAGATTGTCAATTCATGGGAATATTTGCACTTCTCTACAGCTGCAGATAATGCACCTGAAACTGATTAATGTGCCCTACCGATCGAAATGCCGAGACTTTGGCTGCACCTTCAGAAAAAAACGAGAAATAACTCCAATTTTCCACCATCGATGACGCCgtcttcagcaagctttgtcgtTCCTATCGTGAAAGTGACAATAAAATGTGGAGTTTCGTTTGGGAGGCAGGCCATGCAGTCACCTGGATCAAGTTTCCGAAATTTAAGAATTTCGCCAGAACGCCTGTTCGTCGCCGCTAACGCGAGCTCGGTGAACGGCAAGCAGGTCACTTCGGAGGTTCCTGCGCACTCGACACGCACAAAGAAGGCTGCAGGCTCTCTGCGGCTACTTACGGAGCAGGAAATTTTGACCTGTACATCCCTAAATATCCACTGATTCCAGGAAGCGAAGTTCCCTTTGTCCAAGTACAATATTTTTTCAGCATGCATCAATGTTACCGTAAAATGAGTTTTCGCATTGCCGAAAGCGCTCGATATGAAACAAGAACGTTTCATATCATCCTGAACGTCTGAAATCCATGGTTGGCCATCCCACGGCTCAGTCCTCTGTCTTAAGGATTCCAGCGTGCTCACTGAAGCGTTGGCGAAGGTCTCCAGCTTGCGCAGGATGAGCCGTTTTTCCAAGCGCCATGGAATCTTGCCTGGCTCCCTCGAAGCGGCCGATGCGGCGAGCCAATCGCTCTTGGGAGATCTATTCTTCTGCTGAACGTAGTCGAGCACAATTTGCAGAGACTGCTGTTGATTTGCGAGACTTGAAGATAGATTCGCTTCAGCTCTCTTCGCACCTTCCTTCAAAATATTTTCAGAGTCTTTAAGTGCACTTACAATTTTCCTCAATTGCGAGGCATCATTGGTCTTCCCTTGTTCAACAAGTGCGTTCATTTGGCTCTGAAGGGATGACAGCTGATCACTGCAGGGGTCTCTGATGAGGGCCTTGAGCTCTTGGAGGCAGGTATTCAGCTGCTGAGTCATCTTAGAGCATATGTTCGCCTCGATTCTTTCAATTCCACGTTGAAGACTATTCTCAAAGCCACTGACTGCGTTGTTGATGGTATCCGAGGTTATGGATAGGCTGTCTTGCTTGGTCGGCTCTGCACCGTTTGCACAAGAGGAATTCATGGAGCACCCTGCCTCATAATGTGCTGCAATGTATGTGCGCAATATTCTTTGTTCGCAGCGTGGACACTGGATGGCGTGAAAGGTGCATTCCTTGTCGTAGTGCAGCACCAGGGCTTCGAT includes the following:
- the LOC119372610 gene encoding uncharacterized protein LOC119372610, producing the protein MLPCAHFLCDSCRRARRQSGHPACPLDGKPFGIHTTFYAADEKRSLQAHCWNEGNGCKYVGPIEALVLHYDKECTFHAIQCPRCEQRILRTYIAAHYEAGCSMNSSCANGAEPTKQDSLSITSDTINNAVSGFENSLQRGIERIEANICSKMTQQLNTCLQELKALIRDPCSDQLSSLQSQMNALVEQGKTNDASQLRKIVSALKDSENILKEGAKRAEANLSSSLANQQQSLQIVLDYVQQKNRSPKSDWLAASAASREPGKIPWRLEKRLILRKLETFANASVSTLESLRQRTEPWDGQPWISDVQDDMKRSCFISSAFGNAKTHFTVTLMHAEKILYLDKGNFASWNQWIFRDVQVKISCSVSSRREPAAFFVRVECAGTSEVTCLPFTELALAATNRRSGEILKFRKLDPGDCMACLPNETPHFIVTFTIGTTKLAEDGVIDGGKLELFLVFF